A single genomic interval of Vicinamibacteria bacterium harbors:
- a CDS encoding metallopeptidase family protein: MAEEIWDRVLGLVDQGRLEEAFEQAEAHRDEIPDSPQAHLLLGVVQAQMGDIEDALESFDEALSLDPSFELARLEKARILYDEELFEDVIETLEESKGAEASLLLASALYELGENEESESRLALALAEGETAEMRQLEATLRLARAARDDALVSAERSVSLDPEDPVSHYVLGLVLTQRGELDRADSAFRRAEELDPDTHFCPSRLDGEEFDEAVDAAVAELPEEFQSFLENVEIAVEEVPDPGLIREGVEFDVLGLYQGSTIQSEGWDLPDRILLFQRNLENISPDRQTLLEEIRTTVHHEIAHHMGMDEEAVRDAEGSTDDPDPE, encoded by the coding sequence ATGGCGGAGGAAATTTGGGACCGCGTCCTCGGGCTCGTCGACCAGGGCCGGCTCGAAGAGGCTTTCGAGCAGGCAGAGGCTCATCGTGACGAGATCCCGGACTCTCCCCAGGCTCACCTGTTGCTCGGAGTCGTACAGGCGCAGATGGGAGACATCGAAGATGCGCTGGAATCGTTCGACGAGGCCTTGAGCCTGGACCCGAGCTTCGAGCTCGCCCGCCTCGAGAAGGCTCGCATCCTCTACGACGAAGAGCTGTTCGAGGACGTGATCGAAACGCTGGAAGAGTCGAAAGGAGCCGAAGCGTCGCTTCTCCTGGCCTCCGCCCTGTACGAGCTCGGCGAGAACGAAGAGTCGGAGAGCCGATTGGCCCTGGCGCTCGCCGAGGGCGAGACGGCGGAGATGCGACAGCTCGAAGCCACGCTTCGCCTCGCCCGCGCAGCGCGAGACGATGCCCTGGTCTCCGCCGAACGATCCGTTTCTCTCGATCCCGAGGACCCGGTGAGCCACTACGTCCTGGGACTCGTGCTCACGCAGCGGGGAGAGCTGGATCGAGCCGACTCGGCCTTTCGCCGGGCGGAGGAGCTGGATCCCGATACCCATTTCTGCCCGTCCCGCCTCGATGGCGAGGAGTTCGACGAGGCCGTCGACGCGGCCGTGGCCGAGCTGCCCGAGGAGTTCCAGAGCTTTTTGGAGAACGTCGAGATCGCAGTCGAAGAGGTGCCCGATCCCGGACTCATCCGCGAAGGGGTGGAGTTCGACGTACTCGGCTTGTACCAGGGAAGCACCATCCAATCCGAAGGATGGGACTTGCCCGACAGGATTCTTCTGTTTCAGAGAAATCTCGAGAATATCTCGCCGGATCGCCAGACCCTCCTCGAGGAAATTCGTACGACGGTCCACCATGAGATCGCCCACCATATGGGGATGGATGAGGAGGCGGTGAGAGACGCGGAGGGAAGCACGGATGACCCAGATCCGGAATGA
- a CDS encoding alpha/beta hydrolase, translating to MLSVIATLVALAALAYFGQRVMCFVEARRFPAPGILVDVGGHRLHLDIAGDGGPTVVLDSALAGSSLSWAEIQPRLAEMARVVSYDRAGFGWSDPPLRPRRVDYLVQELREALIAASLPPPWVLVGHSYGGWIAQLFASRYPGEVGSLVLVDVPHPRRWMAPDAAQKRRVRRGALMAQAAALFAQVGLARWLFRFFAWRRSGGEEKDRIQILLDKVPDHRKAALRSFWVRSWTLSSLASLIEHAPESAAIVANHTRDLDEIPLVVLTASCPSADRLAEQEETRKLSTKSAHIVAETSGHWMLFDEPELVIEAVRWVLAQR from the coding sequence GTGCTCTCCGTCATCGCAACCCTGGTCGCACTCGCGGCTCTCGCCTACTTTGGCCAGCGCGTGATGTGCTTCGTCGAAGCGAGACGATTCCCCGCACCGGGGATTCTCGTCGACGTGGGCGGCCATCGGCTGCATCTCGACATCGCCGGCGATGGCGGACCGACGGTGGTCCTCGATTCCGCACTCGCGGGATCGTCTCTGAGCTGGGCCGAGATTCAACCGCGTCTCGCCGAGATGGCACGCGTCGTGAGCTACGATCGCGCGGGCTTCGGCTGGAGCGACCCTCCTCTTCGACCGCGCCGCGTCGACTACCTGGTCCAAGAGCTCCGTGAGGCTCTCATCGCCGCCAGTTTGCCTCCCCCGTGGGTTCTCGTGGGCCATTCCTACGGAGGCTGGATCGCCCAGCTCTTCGCATCGAGATATCCGGGCGAGGTCGGTAGTCTGGTTCTGGTGGACGTCCCTCACCCGCGCCGGTGGATGGCTCCCGACGCGGCGCAGAAACGGCGGGTCCGGCGAGGCGCCCTCATGGCGCAGGCGGCGGCGCTGTTCGCGCAGGTTGGACTCGCTCGATGGTTGTTCCGATTCTTTGCCTGGCGTCGTTCGGGGGGTGAAGAGAAGGATCGCATCCAGATTCTCCTGGACAAGGTGCCTGACCATCGAAAGGCCGCGCTCCGGAGTTTCTGGGTCAGGTCATGGACGCTCTCTTCCCTCGCGAGTCTCATCGAGCACGCACCCGAAAGCGCCGCGATCGTCGCCAACCACACCCGTGATCTGGACGAGATACCGCTCGTCGTCCTCACCGCATCGTGCCCGTCCGCGGACCGGCTCGCGGAACAAGAGGAAACTCGGAAGCTGAGCACGAAGAGCGCCCACATCGTCGCCGAGACCAGCGGCCACTGGATGCTTTTCGACGAGCCCGAGCTCGTCATCGAGGCCGTTCGGTGGGTCCTGGC